In a genomic window of Acropora muricata isolate sample 2 chromosome 2, ASM3666990v1, whole genome shotgun sequence:
- the LOC136909289 gene encoding UPF0746 protein DDB_G0281095-like translates to MTKRSVQDRYVLLAEKYRVTMKREAKADGISPSFSELDQLIEECLEVEKLEQDLRQKDGDSASSKTEKERENALEMRRIAMETLGESKKRKKEEEEENSTISKKKKSRNSGNDTIEYLREKNTQEMSIREKELQMKEKQQELEKQRYESMMHLIQQQQQQQLQQQQQQQQQQQQQFQVMMQQQSQLLMNMLQQVNKWKES, encoded by the exons ATGACAAAACGATCAGTGCAAGATCGGTACGTTTTGTTGGCAGAGAAGTATCGAGTAACAATGAAAAGGGAAGCGAAAGCAGATGGAATAAGCCCATCTTTTTCAGAACTTGATCAACTAATAGAAGAGTGTCTCGAAGTAGAAAAGCTCGAGCAGGACCTCCGACAGAAAGATG GTGACAGTGCCTCTTCAAAGACAGAGAAGGAGAGAGAAAATGCTTTGGAAATGAGAAGAATTGCCATGGAAACATTAGGAGAAagcaagaaaaggaaaaaagaagaggaggaggaaaATAGCacaatttcaaagaagaaaaaaagcagaAATTCAGGGAATGACACCATAGAATATTTGCGAGAAAAAAATACTCAGGAAATGAGTATCCGAGAGAAAGAGCTGCAGATGAAGGAAAAACAGCAAGAATTAGAGAAGCAAAGATATGAAAGTATGATGCATTTGATtcagcaacaacagcagcaacaacttcaacaacaacaacaacagcagcaacaacaacaacaacagtttcAAGTTATGATGCAGCAGCAGAGTCAACTTCTGATGAATATGCTTCAACAAGTGAACAAATGGAAAGAGTCATAA